The following coding sequences lie in one Aspergillus puulaauensis MK2 DNA, chromosome 3, nearly complete sequence genomic window:
- the nhp6 gene encoding high-mobility group nucleosome-binding protein (COG:K;~EggNog:ENOG410PRUP;~InterPro:IPR009071,IPR036910;~PFAM:PF00505,PF09011): MPKADKPVRKTKATRETGTGGRKKKDPNAPKRGLSAYMFFANDNRDKVREENPGITFGQVGKMLGEKWKALSDKDRKPYEDKAATDKKRYEDEKAAYQAAGDDEEESS, translated from the exons ATGCCCAAGGCAGACAAGCCCGTTCGCAAGACCAAGGCCACCCGCGAGACTGGCACTGGCggcagaaagaagaagg ACCCCAACGCCCCTAAGCGTGGTCTCTCCGCCTACATGTTCTTTGCCAACGACAACCGCGACAAGGTCCGCGAAGAGAACCCCGGCATCACTTTCG GCCAGGTCGGAAAGATGCTTGGTGAGAAGTGGAAGGCTCTTAGCGACAAGGACCGCAAGCCCTATGAGGACAAGGCCGCCACTGACAAGAAGCGGtacgaggatgagaaggcagCTTACCAG GCTgccggcgacgacgaggaagaatcgTCCTAA
- a CDS encoding uncharacterized protein (COG:S;~EggNog:ENOG410PP2J;~TransMembrane:1 (o359-383i)) has product MALSVPATVAEDVAAGFRRFRDHVPENATAITIIIADLYTISSSLKALEDLSRHRHYGTIFNVARSDVELVSASLQYTLDDIVEFFGRLGGQKSSSRTAHQRTWESMTRFFLDESGETLTNRLTKYKSFMKELEELIREAGPDLFLMSRLREGFKDLLVQQDSRLVRRFGTLSMSSASSSSSNSTAPGSPVSDRKPRTKRSYERARPPHLSPTPTSPSSGSFFDTLPLVPGVPGSPVTSSATSHSLGSNALNEHWAAQVFFQPRGNTRVPNRGENSVCYGDPRPDLYDWLDAEGYGKVIELSFGNFRVLFYVREADHRARIVCSASREYYCLPLNLLEIVRHGPSCLQLCRRRKSGSELVVWANLKFTTLEVMVLFFCTFLALRSQDSGKPVAQIRDFELDQEEEIFGSPILDDGFIHALRVYRDKVTGVIRLQASVHKGEMKRSPVWTAFITDQILDPRWLQRPDPKIILLRELRQTIFTFPEYTPPITPRGGHLLKFTSRDDADGFRITMADLASERI; this is encoded by the exons ATGGCGCTGAGCGTTCCTGCCACTGTCGCAGAAGATGTTGCCGCTGGCTTCCGGCGCTTTCGTGATCATGTCCCAGAAAATGCCACCGCAATCACCATCATTATCGCCGATCTCTACACGATAAGCTCATCCCTTAAAGCACTAGAGGACCTGTCACGACACCGCCATTACGGAACAATCTTCAACGTCGCCCGGTCAGATGTGGAACTGGTGAGCGCCAGCTTGCAGTACACTCTCGATGACATCGTCGAATTCTTTGGCAGACTTGGGGGCCAGAAAAGCTCTAGTCGAACCGCACATCAACGGACCTGGGAGAGTATGACCAGGTTTTTCCTAGACGAGTCAGGCGAGACGTTGACGAACCGattaactaaatataaatccTTTATGAAGGAATTGGAGGAATTGATAAGGGA AGCAGGCCCCGACCTCTTTCTCATGTCTCGTCTCCGTGAAGGATTCAAGGATCTATTAGTGCAGCAGGATAGCCGTCTCGTAAGGCGATTTGGTACACTGTCCATGAGCTCAGCATCCTCCTctagcagcaacagcaccgcaCCTGGAAGTCCAGTGAGTGACCGCAAACCTCGCACCAAGAGGTCCTACGAGCGTGCCCGGCCGCCCCATCTGTCGCCAACGCctacatcgccatcctcagGATCGTTTTTTGACACACTCCCTCTGGTCCCTGGTGTCCCCGGCTCGCCTGTGACTAGCTCGGCCACTAGCCATTCATTAGGTTCTAATGCATTGAACGAGCACTGGGCGGCACAGGTGTTTTTTCAACCGCGTGGAAACACCCGAGTTCCGAACAGGGGAGAGAA TTCCGTATGCTACGGGGATCCTCGCCCGGACTTGTATGATTGGCTTGACGCAGAAGGCTACGGAAAGGTCATTGAATT GTCCTTTGGCAATTTTCGTGTACTTTTTTACGTTCGCGAAGCGGACCACCGCGCGCGCATAGTATGCAGTGCATCTAGGGAGTATTACTGCCTGCCCTTGAATTTACTGGAGATCGTCCGGCACGGCCCGTCATGCCTCCAATTGTGCCGACGGCGTAAGAGCGGTTCTGAATTGGTAGTATGGGCGAACCTCAAATTCACTACACTTGAAG TCATGGTCCTTTTCTTCTGCACGTTCTTGGCGCTCCGCTCCCAAGACTCAGGCAAGCCTGTGGCTCAGATCCGTGACTTTGAGCTCGatcaggaagaagagattTTCGGGTC ACCAATACTGGACGATGGCTTCATTCACGCCTTGCGCGTGTACCGGGATAAGGTCACCGGAGTAATACGACTTCAAGCCTCAGTACACAAAGGCGAGATGAAGAG atcaCCAGTCTGGACTGCCTTTATAACGGACCAAATCCTCGATCCCCGGTGGCTTCAAAGGCCGGATCCAAAAATTATTCTGCTGCGCGAGCTCCGCCAAACCATATTTACATTCCCAGAGTATACACCTCCAATAACACCGAGGGGCGGGCATTTATTGAAGTTTACAAGCCGCGATG ATGCCGACGGATTTAGAATTACCATGGCAGATCTCGCCAGCGAACGCATCTAA
- a CDS encoding CCDC174 family protein (COG:S;~EggNog:ENOG410PMAE;~InterPro:IPR025066;~PFAM:PF13300), with amino-acid sequence MSNPGLYGQKPQKQSTSDAPSSSNLAFTTTLSSLIASGTSDKDSSRHGRTRPSKYSKSDIFARPNKGAQKRAAADLRDDDDTAVRQVHQSSKDIGSVDTATLHRSKRRMEEKARQYDDLKKGLYLAAGSESDDDDDHGPSADAYLSRLRRKEKEGLVDFDKKWADAEREKGSDDDTDSSFEHTDDDGDNASVVSYEDELGRTRRGTRKEAAQAARLKNEAGEKEQEKERWRPSRPENLIYGATVQSEAFQQTDIAAEQMAYLSKRRDRSPTPDEVHYDADAEVRNRGTGFYAFSKDEEVRKTQMEELLNARVETERERDARQERRVERERVKDERRKEIDKLRAKRRAETFLSGLGEIGVSG; translated from the coding sequence ATGTCCAACCCAGGACTATATGGCCAAAAGCCCCAAAAGCAATCCACATCCGATgccccctcctcatcaaaccTCGCCTTCACAACAACCCTCTCTTCTCTAATCGCCTCCGGCACCAGCGACAAAGACTCCTCGCGCCACGGCCGCACTCGACCCTCCAAATACTCCAAATCAGATATCTTCGCCCGCCCCAACAAGGGCGCCCAGAAGCGTGCAGCTGCCGATCTccgcgatgacgacgacacAGCCGTCCGCCAGGTCCACCAGTCCTCGAAGGACATAGGGTCGGTGGACACCGCGACACTGCACCGCTCAAAGCGGcggatggaggagaaggcacGGCAGTACGATGATCTGAAAAAGGGGCTTTATCTCGCGGCCGGCAGTGaaagtgatgatgatgacgatcATGGGCCGAGCGCAGACGCATATCTATCGCGTCTGCGCcggaaggagaaagagggtcTGGTTGATTTTGATAAGAAGTGGGCTGATGCGGAGCGGGAAAAGGGTTCGGACGATGATACTGATTCGAGCTTTGAGCACACCGATGACGACGGCGATAATGCGTCGGTTGTTTCATATGAGGATGAGCTTGGGCGGACGAGGCGCGGGACGAGGAAGGAGGCTGCGCAGGCCGCGAGGTTGAAGAATGAAGCGGGtgagaaggagcaggagaaggagcgCTGGCGGCCTTCGCGGCCGGAGAATCTGATCTACGGGGCTACGGTGCAGAGCGAGGCGTTCCAGCAGACGGATATAGCTGCGGAGCAGATGGCTTATCTTTCGAAGCGGAGGGATCGGTCGCCGACGCCGGACGAGGTGCATTATGATGCCGATGCGGAGGTGAGGAATCGGGGGACGGGGTTCTATGCGTTTTcgaaggatgaggaggtaaggaagacgcagatggaggagcttttGAACGCTAGGGTGGAAACGGAGAGAGAGCGGGATGCTAGGCAGGAGAGACGGGTTGAGAGAGAGCGAGTGAAGGATGagaggagaaaggagatAGACAAGTTGCGCGCGAAGAGGCGTGCGGAGACGTTTTTGTCTGGTTTGGGAGAGATAGGTGTTTCGGGatag
- a CDS encoding homoserine dehydrogenase (BUSCO:EOG09263483;~COG:E;~EggNog:ENOG410PGAE;~InterPro:IPR019811,IPR005106,IPR022697,IPR001342, IPR036291;~PFAM:PF03447,PF00742;~go_function: GO:0004412 - homoserine dehydrogenase activity [Evidence IEA];~go_function: GO:0016491 - oxidoreductase activity [Evidence IEA];~go_function: GO:0050661 - NADP binding [Evidence IEA];~go_process: GO:0006520 - cellular amino acid metabolic process [Evidence IEA];~go_process: GO:0055114 - oxidation-reduction process [Evidence IEA]), which produces MSAPVYLGIIGVGGVGTAFLQQLARLPNAPKLVLLARSNQTLLSPTPSYSPAIPAAEWKTAIEAPSLTKSGALTPDEIAGYLASAPGRSILVDNTSDPALASSYPVFLRRGVSVVTPNKKGFSSDLALWKEIFSAANEGKALVYHESTVGAGLPVISTLKDLTATGDEVTRIEGVFSGTLSFLFNTFAPASGSSSAKWSEVVSQAKELGYTEPDPRDDLNGMDVARKLTILARIAGLEVQAPDSFPIESLIPSELASLPSSAEGIKEFMTRLPEFDGQLAAIKEGAEKAGKVVRYVGSIDVGKKEVRVGLQQFDKDSAIAGLKGSDNIISFYTRRYGSNPLIVQGAGAGGDVTAMGVTADLIKVIQRL; this is translated from the exons ATGTCTGCTCCAGTCTACCTTGGTATCATCG GCGTCGGCGGCGTTGGAACCGCTTTCCTGCAGCAACTCGCGCGCCTCCCCAACGCTCCcaagctcgtcctcctcgcccgctccaaccaaaccctcctctcGCCTACCCCGTCCTACTCCCCCGCCATTCCCGCCGCAGAGTGGAAAACGGCCATTGAAGCCCCCTCCCTCACCAAGTCCGGTGCCCTCACCCCAGACGAGATCGCCGGGTACCTCGCCTCCGCCCCCGGCCGTTCAatcctcgtcgacaacaCCAGCGACCCTGCGCTCGCGAGTTCGTACCCtgtcttcctccgccgcggcGTCAGCGTCGTCACCCCGAACAAGAAGGGTTTCTCGTCGGACCTCGCTCTGTGGAAGGAGATCTTCTCTGCCGCAAATGAAGGAAAGGCATTGGTTTACCACGAGAGTACAGTTGGCGCGGGTCTGCCCGTGATCTCGACATTGAAGGACCTTACCGCGACAGGCGACGAGGTTACCCGCATTGAGGGTGTGTTCTCCGGAACTCTCTCATTCCTGTTCAACACCTTTGCTCCCGCGTCTGGGTCCTCGAGCGCGAAGTGGAGCGAGGTCGTTAGCCAGGCTAAGGAGCTGGGCTACACGGAGCCTGATCCTAGAGATGACCTGAACGGCATGGATGTTGCCCGGAAGCTGACCATCCTTGCCCGTATTGCCGGATTGGAGGTGCAAGCTCCCGACTCGTTCCCGATTGAGTCGTTGATCCCCAGCGAGCTTGCGAGCCTGCCTTCCTCTGCTGAGGGGATCAAGGAGTTCATGACGAGGCTTCCTGAGTTTGATGGCCAGTTGGCGGCCATCAAGGAGGGTGCCGAGAAGGCTGGCAAGGTTGTGCGGTATGTTGGGAGCATTGATGTCGGGAAGAAGGAGGTCCGCGTTGGACTTCAGCAGTTCGATAAGGATAGTGCCATTGCCGGCCTCAAGGGTAGCGACAACATTATCTCCTTCTACACCCGCCGGTACGGCAGCAACCCGCTCATCGTACAGggtgccggtgctggtggcgatGTGACTGCTATGGGTGTGACTGCTGATCTGATTAAGGTGATTCAGCGTCTGTAG
- a CDS encoding heme-dependent oxidative N-demethylase family protein (COG:S;~EggNog:ENOG410PFC5;~InterPro:IPR021848;~PFAM:PF11927), producing the protein MAITNLDPSELIPMDRTYLSRLSLRKQLLAKHPDIVRAVNIQHHDPQKNDEIRDAIYEWYAFVMGTHLPTRYPTMFRLLHPSKDSDDNKGTQIESLVTGLKVPVDPGELLRLFSQSEDDAIAESGAFWAEPDSQTKYRRSKDGLLHLLDTLGSWVDEDFIILLPSPPSSPDQDQEPKYHLHAYATYFPSGFDTRTKLSKPLSEIHAPVPGYKQKLEKSMDRFFDKLEVGRAVLRVNWSIMTKGTGLFAAFGGLHDHSSPSDTASADTKAGEGEGRGDGEEIKVEGFDGDETYVRCERQTLHRLPKTKALVFAFHTYLYPIQDIKDEGLGEDLAIAIDGLKEGSVPGIYPYKRGPYWGEAVKAFLRA; encoded by the exons ATGG CAATCACCAACCTCGACCCATCAGAACTCATTCCCATGGACAGGACATACCTCTCCCGGCTAAGTCTCCGAAAACAACTACTAGCCAAGCACCCGGATATAGTTCGTGCTGTGAACATCCAACATCACGACCCGCAGAAGAATGATGAGATCCGGGACGCTATATACGAGTGGTACGCTTTCGTTATGGGAACTCACCTACCGACTCGGTACCCAACGATGTTTCGCCTCCTGCATCCATCGAAAGACAGTGATGACAACAAGGGAACACAGATCGAGTCGCTTGTCACGGGATTGAAAGTCCCCGTTGACCCTGGAGAGCTGTTGCGGTTGTTCTCTCAATCCGAGGACGATGCTATAGCAGAATCTGGGGCCTTTTGGGCGGAACCCGACAGTCAAACGAAGTATAGAAGGAGCAAAGATggcctcctccatctcctcgataCCCTTGGGTCTTGGGTAGACGAGGACTTTATTATCCTTCTCCCATCTCCACCCTCATCCCcagaccaagaccaagagcCAAAATACCACCTGCACGCCTACGCAACATACTTCCCCTCAGGCTTTGACACGCGCACGAAACTTTCAAAGCCGCTATCTGAAATTCATGCTCCAGTCCCGGGGTACAAGCAGAAACTGGAGAAGTCAATGGACAGGTTCTTCGACAAGCTGGAGGTTGGCAGGGCCGTTTTGCGCGTGAATTGGAGCATCATGACTAAGGGAACTGGGCTGTTTGCTGCGTTTGGTGGCTTGCATGATCATTCCTCGCCTTCTGATACCGCTTCTGCAGACACCAAAGCTGGTGAGGGAGAAGGTAgaggcgatggagaggagattAAAGTTGAGGGATTTGATGGGGACGAAACATATGTTCGTTGCGAGAGACAGACACTGCACCGGTTACCGAAGACGAAAGCGTTAGTTTTTGCCTTCCATACCTATTTGTATCCGATCCAGGATATTAAGGATGAGGGGCTGGGTGAGGATTTGGCGATTGCTATTGATGGCTTGAAGGAGGGAAGTGTACCAGGGATATATCCGTATAAGAGGGGGCCGTACTGGGGAGAGGCAGTGAAGGCGTTTTTGAGAGCTTAG
- a CDS encoding Hsp70 family protein (COG:S;~EggNog:ENOG410PJ95;~InterPro:IPR043129) — protein MNSLQGGKFIVGIDYGTTKTCVTSALYDPTRPAMTRIDLVRFDGEVVAPSQIAYDGHGNCYCGEEAVRLGMGYSWTKILLDERQHHGGFHSKLLNSPVNTRFFKLPPNEKCEKIICDFLAHLLHHIQSFLRDNYGNIPLPIEFWFSVPGSWSETARNKMTRAIECAGYNLEGRNAVYMVSEGEAAARFIWQELPAHQVVLLYRPNHFPHSSLPIYPWIQAHGMFMVVDAGGGTTVCVWVCKPDMSLILTIDEDITTFSSQTTLHGRAFIQQMASVGLHLGGAEIDCSFVSYLEPQISQAYQKRLQQDPQLFAKFMGAIENLKLHMNGTLMASNSVAINSAEAGEQGRMIKTIFLVGGLTQCGYIGTKLRHELQALGNVTVVTLQAYTPHMVAYGATLRGLAGASQVSVKAIRSYCLESVAPPDTDSRPGAWGIYSTPGAPRWVIRQDELFKLGDRGVVNLGLLHVEGEALTKFVKIFSCWRQDNEGPPESIDGRVEQAGVVGCSLAGTPLANSTQQVIEGIPRYYIPLRVTWTIGMEEPVQIEFVVSTHGRQIGRAAVSLAWAPQV, from the exons ATGAACTCTCTTCAGGGTGGAAAATTCATAGTTGGAATAGATTATGGGACCACAAAGACCT GCGTTACATCTGCGCTCTACGATCCCACCAGGCCCGCCATGACCAGAATCGACTTGGTCCGTTTTGATGGTGAAGTGGTTGCTCCGTCTCAAATTGCCTATGACGGCCATGGCAACTGTTATTGCGGCGAAGAAGCGGTCCGTCTGGGTATGGGCTATTCATGGACTAAGATCCTTCTCGACGAGCGGCAGCATCACGGAGGTTTCCATTCCAAATTACTCAACAGCCCCGTCAATACCAGATTTTTTAAGTTACCACCCAATGAGAAATGCGAGAAAATCATCTGTGACTTCTTGGCTCACCTTCTACACCATATCCAGTCATTTCTTCGAGACAACTACGGAAATATTCCACTGCCAATCGAATTTTGGTTCTCTGTTCCAGGATCTTGGAGTGAAACGGCGCGAAATAAAATGACTAGGGCCATTGAATGTGCTGGTTACAATTTAGAGGGCCGGAATGCCGTATACATGGTATCTGAAGGGGAGGCGGCAGCTCGTTTCATTTGGCAGGAACTTCCAGCTCACCAGGTTGTCCTACTCTACAGACCTAACCACTTCCCTCATTCTTCTTTGCCAATATATCCTTGGATACAGGCCCATGGAATGTTCATGGTAGTCGATGCCGGTGGTGGTACGACGGTATGTGTGTGGGTGTGCAAACCAGATATGAGCTTAATTCTAACGATTGATGAGGACATAACAACATTCTCTAGTCAGACGACACTCCATGGCCGCGCGTTTATACAGCAAATGGCCAGTGTCG GCCTACATCTTGGCGGTGCAGAAATTGACTGTTCCTTCGTTTCCTATTTGGAACCCCAAATATCCCAGGCATACCAGAAAAGGTTGCAACAAGATCCCCAGCTATTTGCTAAATTCATGGGAGCAATTGAAAATTTGAAAC TGCACATGAATGGTACACTT ATGGCATCAAATTCAGTGGCTATAAACAGTGCGGAAGCGGGGGAACAAGGCCGGATGATCAAG ACAATTTTCCTTGTCGGGGGGTTGACCCAGTGCGGGTACATTGGTACAAAACTTCGCCATGAATTGCAAGCTCTTGGAAATGTAACTGTAGTAACGCTACAAGCATACAC GCCGCACATGGTTGCGTATGGGGCAACCCTACGTGGCCTTGCGGGGGCAAGCCAAGTTTCTGTTAAGGCCATCCGAAGCTATTGTCTGGAGTCAGTAGCTCCCCCTGATACTGATAGTAGGCCAGGTGCGTGGGGTATATATTCGACTCCAGGGGCCCCTCGATGGGTTATTAGACAG GATGAGCTATTCAAGTTAGGCGACAGAGGGGTCGTTAATTTGGGACTTCTCCATGTAGAAGGGGAGGCCCTAACCAAGTTTGTGAAGATATTCTCATGCTGGCGGCAGGATAATGAAGGTCCCCCGGAGAGTATTGACGGAA GAGTCGAGCaagctggggttgttggttgtAGCCTTGCGGGAACCCCGCTGGCAAATTCAACGCAGCAAGTTATCGAGGGAATCCCTCGCTATTACATTCCGCTGAGAGTTACTTGGACCATTGGAATGGAGGAACCCGTCCAAATTGAGTTCGTTGTGTCGACTCATGGCAGACAAATCGGCAGAGCGGCCGTTAGTCTTGCGTGGGCCCCTCAAGTGTAA
- a CDS encoding uncharacterized protein (COG:S;~EggNog:ENOG410PYE6;~TransMembrane:1 (o20-44i)), with protein sequence MAWYSILPSELIYIESWVVRFFLCLGLVTIFPWITLIIFDMVLYTWRLLKYYTQTVGGRAQGMQRPRAPSLNELPDRYGLSAAPTGSNGGGEVKEKENPVGGGVDPDGGGVKRRGGWTG encoded by the exons ATGGCGTGGTACTCCATTCTCCCGTCGGAGTTGATTTACATCGAGAGCTGGGTTGTGCGGTTCTTT TTATGCCTTGGCCTCGTGACGATCTTCCCCTGGATCACTCTGATCATCTTTGATATGGTGCTGTATACTTGGCGACTGTTGAAGTATTATACGCAGACGGTTGGAGGACGGGCGCAGGGCATGCAGAGGCCGAGGGCGCCGAGTTTGAATGAGCTTCCTGATCGGTATGGGCTGAGTGCTGCTCCTACCGGTAGCAATGGCGGTGGGgaggtcaaggagaaggagaatccGGTCGGTGGGGGTGTAGACCCGGATGGAGGtggggtgaagaggaggggagggTGGACGGGTTGA